In Plasmodium chabaudi chabaudi strain AS genome assembly, chromosome: 9, the following proteins share a genomic window:
- a CDS encoding fam-d protein, which yields MWSIILSFFILVTFSNVKAATFQDENNNNHKPIAYASVAQPTIAFEHVEKNHVPYLQIVHDTVRDGSKNIKYTYEGGNYHCIITDFDIYIDNSSQSLKIKLTENGKEGLIKGSSYFIAYIKDIIKYLISQHMHKYDFEEKFCANIWKLTKDLKDLIYDKFNQKLEQDLIKYETGPENEKFHKMAKEYLELLVNNSALNFKGYFIKTKNDGNYTDLCKNKSFYFNILISKDVSKYDNGLKFLEPDVAESVANLMSNP from the coding sequence atgtggagtattatattatcattttttatactagTAACTTTTTCAAATGTTAAGGCTGCAACCTTTCAAGATGAAAACAATAACAATCACAAACCGATTGCATATGCTTCGGTAGCTCAGCCAACTATAGCATTCGAACATGTCGAAAAAAACCATGTTCCATATCTTCAAATAGTTCATGATACTGTTCGTGATggatcaaaaaatataaaatatacatatgaagGTGGCAATTATCATTGTATTATTACAGACTTCGATATATACATAGATAATTCTTCTCAaagtttgaaaataaaattaactgAAAATGGTAAAGAAGGATTAATAAAAGGttcatcatattttatagctTATATAAAggatattattaaatatctAATTTCACAGCACATGCATAAATATGACTTTGAAGAAAAATTTTGTGCCAATATATGGAAATTAACTAAAGATTTAAAAGATTTGAtttatgataaatttaaCCAAAAATTAGAACAAGACTTAATAAAATACGAAACAGGAccagaaaatgaaaagttCCATAAGATGGCAAAAGAATATCTTGAATTGCTTGTAAATAATTCAGCTTTGAATTTTAAaggttattttattaaaacaaaaaatgatggaAACTATACGgatttatgtaaaaataaaagtttttattttaatatacttataaGTAAAGATGtttcaaaatatgataatggTTTAAAATTTCTTGAGCCTGACGTTGCTGAATCAGTTGCTAATCTTATGAGTAACCCATAA